Genomic segment of Panicum virgatum strain AP13 chromosome 2K, P.virgatum_v5, whole genome shotgun sequence:
cggcggtttgaccggaccgatcggttttgtaaaccctggGTGGTACATGGCTATATACTTGGAGATTGCACGTCTAGTATTCAGTTCAGTATGATCAAAATCAAAAAggaaagcaaaaaaaaacaacaaaaaatcATGTGGCTGACAACTAGGTCTAGTTTTCGATATGTATTGCAGTTCTTCTGGGCGATTTTGCACCTTTTTATGAAAAATATATAGCTTGGCAATTTTTATGTTTCGAACAGAGGAGCTGATTTTTCTTCCAAAGGTTCATGACAGATGTTTTCTGATTCTTTAGATTCATTTTGGTCATTTAATTCTATAACGAACACCGGGGTAATAATAGTAATAAGAGaacttttacaatgattgaaaaaaaaatgagagcCATCCATATGATATAATCGTACGTGGTCAAGATAGAAAGTACCTGGAAGTACCTAAACTAAAGTACCTGGTggttaaataataataataataataataataatatgtgTATTTTCTCAGAAATGAATGAGTTTTTTATTTTACTTTTTAAAAATAGAGAAGGAATGATTTTTGCACTGTCATGTATTCTGGAAAAAAAGAAGGAtttctttacaatctttaaaCTTTAGTTGAGCTGAGGAACACAGCCAAATGGAACATTCGTTACTACTGTGCACGTGTACTAATtgacaaaatatttttttgagacAACAAATTGACAAAATATTAACGGAGAATGACAGGTTCTTGGCATATGCTGAGGCCTGAGGGTATATGTTCGTTGCGCCTTATGCCCTTATCCAGTCTCAAGCTTTGCAGCCAATCGGAACTTGACATGGCACATGGTGTGGGGGCCATTTCTATCCCCTCTCTTGGTTGCAATTGCAACGCTCCTGCTCATGACCATAGCACACAGCGCACTCCGTAGATGCTGTTCGGCGCCAAGGCAGCAATGGCGCATACCATGCCTCCCCTTTCAACAGCACAAAGCACAACCTCCATCCTGAAGGTTGCTCCAAAATTCCCTGCTCTGAAGAACAGCAGCAATATTTCTTTGGGAGCCAAATGCGACACCAGGAGGTCCGTGAGCATATTCAGTTCGTTTTCTCTTCTGAATGTGTTGGGTCTTTTCCCCCTCTTCTTACAACTTCGATGTATTGATGTTACAGGGCTATTCTATGTGGCTTGattgctgctggtgctggtgcaaTGCTGGGACCTGACATTGCTTCTGCGGCTTCAAAGAGACagcctccaccgccggcgccgacggAGGAGAAGAAAGACCCGAACGTTAGCGGCGTGCAGGCTAAAGTGCTTGCCAgcaagaggaggaaggaggccaTGAAGGAAGCTGTGGCCAAGTTGAGGGAGAAAGGGATGCCTGTTGATAAGTGAAGAGCACTACAAGTAGCCCTTTTGGTTGGAGAGATGTAACTTACTGAATAATGGAATTCTTCAGTATATGTGTACAGTTGACCAAGAAAGGAAAAAATGCTGCTGCAGTGTAACTATGTGACTTCCAGCTTCAGCTGCTGTTCTTCATGCTTTTTTTTCCATGTAAGCTCAACTGTATGGATGCAGTTCAATAATTGGTTCTTGTATGGTGTGCTGCTACTGGAATATCATCACAAGTACCGTCCTATTCAATGATTAGATGCAAGGATTGACAATATTGTCTGGATACAGCTACATTTGACAAATTCAACCGTACCGGAGAAGGAAGCTACCGTACCCTGCATTGGACATATTATGCGAATTAATACACCTATTTCATAAAACAATCCTCCAATGACCTCCAACCTTCATCTTCACTGTTCTATTGTTGTGGTTGTACCCTCCGTCGGGCTGGTTGGTGCAATCGACTTGCCAATGAGGAATTTGGGACGTCTGACATGTCTATTAACTTGTGCTTGCAATATGTTAATCAGCTTCTCTTTCTCACCACAATTCTTCAGAAGAAGTTCATTCAGCTTCAGAAGGTGTGGCACTCCGGACAAGCCAGAGCTGTCGTCATGAAGTGATGGGCACTTATTAACCCAAAGTTGTTCAAGCTCAGGCATTGCACCTTTCACAATTGTCACTGTTTTAATCTCCTTTAACCCGTCATTGTCAAGGAACTTGAGTTTTGGAAATGTACTGGAGAAGAAATGCAACGACATGTCAATGTAGGAGTTCTCCCACAGACCTAGCAACTCCAGATTACGCAAGTTCTGAAGGTGTTCAATGTCTTCCTGCTTCAGCTGTGTTCCCAACAGCTTCACCTTAGCTAGATCCTTAAGTGAACTGATCCACCTAGGCATACTGCTGAGATCACCACAGAGCCTCAGTGAAACTAAATGTCTTGGCAATCTGAAAGGATTTGGTGCTTCTTGATCCATTCTGGTTAGAAATTTAAGTGAATCAGAGCGCACTTCAAGGCGTTGCAATCGTTTGAGCTCGCCTATTGATTCACACAGCTCCTGTCCTTCTCTCTCGGAAAGCCCTGTGACCCCTAATCTTCGCAAATTTGTCAAGTTGGTCAAATtcttgagcctacctaccacaCCATTGCCTTTGCCAACATTGACCAACCCCAACATGTGCAAGTTCTTTAACTTCTCAATGCCTTAAGGAGCTCTTACGCTGAATTGGTCCACATTGAAGACCTTGCAACACTCACTACTCCTGCAGCATAGACAGGCTCCTATGTTCCTGAAAAGGCTTGTTTTATAGCTGACCTTGCCTGACTCCCCCATCTTCTGCAGCAACTCTTTCGTGAAGCTGACACCAGAAAGAAGATAACGCAGCTTCTCAAGTTTGGCAACACCACTAGGAAGTTCTCTCACATGTGTGTCCTGGATGTCTAATGTCTCAAGATATCGAAGGTTTTGCAAGGAAGACGGAAGTTTGGAAACGTCCGTTCCTCGAAGGCAGAGATACCTTAGGTGATGTAGCTCCCCTAGGTGCTTGAGATCATCATTTTTCAGATTGCTTGTGTCCTCCAGGTCCAACACTCGCAACAGCCGCATTTTTGGAGAGATGAGAGACGCAGGGCATTCCCCAAAGATTGTCAAAGATCGAATGTATGAAGGGTTTATAttttgcagcttctcatctttcCTCTTCCATCTGGATACCACCAGGTGGCGTATCTTACTTTGTGGAACATCATTGGATTGCTTCTCGATGAGTAGTAGTTGGTTCTCCTCAATGGATTTGGACAGTATGATCTGCAGCAAAATGCTATGAACCCGGCAGCGATCAGCTCTAACTCCAGGGTTGGCCTTGGAAGGTTGAATCATGCTTCTGTTAATGAGCTCACTGTAGAAACGCTCCCCTACGTCCTCCACAGGCATGTCACGGTTCTTTGCTATGTGGCCTTCTGCCATCCACCGCCTAAGCAAGCGAGTGCGTCTGATCTCATGGTTCTCAGGGAAGATACTGAGATACAAGAAGATTGATTTCAGATGATAAGGCAAACCATCATAACTTGAAACGATCACTTTGGTGATATTGCGGAGGTCAGATTCCAGCTCTGCTCCAAGGTGTTCATGCAGGTTCCTCCATTCTATGCTTGTTTTTGGCCTGTTGGCTAGGAGACCTCCGATTGTAGATATGGCAAGTGGAAGCCCACGACATCTCCTCAAGATACGCCTGGCTTGATCCTCCATGTCCGTCGGACAAACATAATCAGTTGTCTTGTACACCTACAAATGATCGAACAGATCAATCATTGTCCTCAAAAAATTGAATGGTTAATGAGAAACATAGCATCATGGTGGTGACTCTGATAAATGGATGGTTTGATGCATACCCCGATCAAAAACTGGAAGACTTGACCATTCCTTACttataaaaaatttaaactaGAGTTGTCAAAGGCGCAATCTGTGTGGCAAACTATGATACGAATTCATCTCAATTTTCTAATACTGTTCCACTTATCTGTGTTGCCCTTGTCTGGCAGCACATGCGTGCGCAGCTACATGCTATCAGCATAAGAAAGTTTCAAAGGCCATATGGAATTGGTCCTTCGATGCTTCATGCGGGACGCTAGTGACATCTGAATTTCCAAGTTACCCATTTCGTCGAACATGGTGAGGGCGTTGGGACGTGGAGTCGCGGGAAAGGTAGTGATTTCGACTACTCAAGGAGGTTTTTGCAAGCGTCCAACGATTCGCGCCCTCCCTTCAGCCCTTTCAAAGCCTCTCGGCCCGCCTTCACTTgagcaccagcgccgccgccgccgctgccgtcttCTC
This window contains:
- the LOC120684250 gene encoding uncharacterized protein LOC120684250 — its product is MLFGAKAAMAHTMPPLSTAQSTTSILKVAPKFPALKNSSNISLGAKCDTRRAILCGLIAAGAGAMLGPDIASAASKRQPPPPAPTEEKKDPNVSGVQAKVLASKRRKEAMKEAVAKLREKGMPVDK